From Planctomycetaceae bacterium, one genomic window encodes:
- a CDS encoding glycosyltransferase: MKILILTIGSRGDVQPYVALGMRLQQHQHDVTIGTCAEFESFISDHGLNYAFINNEQLEFMRSDDGRIAMEHTGNLWEAIQTGRRLLPKVGPMLRRQIDDAWKATQEVQPDLILFHPKALGSADFAERLQIPCMFAFYLPIYVPTGDFPAMGFPGLPLGRWYNRMTVKLINRVTWLATRKHINAWRVANGMARRSGRDFLKRGDGEVIPAIHAFSPSVIPQPDDWPETATVTGYWFLDRAADWQPSAELESFLSAGSPPVYFGFGSIFGRDPSRVTRMIVEAVRAAGVRAIVARGWGGLDPSGMELPDSMLAIDAAPHDWLFERCAAVVHHGGCGTTAAALRSGRPQFICSFFGDQPFWGKTMQSLGVAPAPIPQRRLTPGKLIAAIRQITTDAAMTARAVQLGQQIRSEDGVGNAVRFIER; encoded by the coding sequence ATGAAGATTCTGATTCTGACAATCGGCAGTCGCGGAGACGTTCAGCCTTATGTCGCGCTGGGAATGCGTCTTCAGCAGCATCAGCACGATGTCACAATCGGCACGTGCGCGGAGTTCGAAAGCTTTATATCAGATCACGGTCTGAACTATGCCTTCATCAACAATGAACAGCTGGAGTTCATGCGTTCCGATGACGGGCGCATCGCGATGGAACACACGGGCAATCTGTGGGAAGCGATTCAGACCGGACGCAGGCTGCTTCCCAAAGTCGGTCCGATGCTGCGGCGTCAGATCGACGATGCCTGGAAGGCGACTCAGGAAGTTCAGCCGGATCTGATTCTGTTTCATCCGAAGGCGCTTGGATCGGCCGACTTCGCGGAACGGCTGCAGATACCGTGCATGTTCGCGTTCTACCTGCCAATCTATGTGCCGACCGGTGACTTTCCGGCGATGGGATTTCCCGGACTGCCGCTCGGTCGCTGGTACAACCGCATGACGGTGAAGCTCATCAACCGCGTCACGTGGCTGGCAACTCGAAAGCACATCAACGCCTGGCGAGTGGCGAACGGGATGGCGCGCCGAAGCGGCCGCGACTTTCTGAAGCGCGGCGACGGCGAAGTCATTCCGGCGATTCACGCGTTCAGCCCCAGCGTCATTCCGCAGCCCGACGACTGGCCGGAAACTGCGACAGTAACCGGCTACTGGTTCCTCGATCGGGCTGCTGACTGGCAGCCTTCGGCGGAGCTGGAGTCGTTTCTGTCGGCGGGATCACCTCCGGTGTATTTCGGATTCGGCAGCATCTTTGGCCGCGACCCGTCGCGCGTGACGCGCATGATTGTGGAAGCGGTCAGAGCCGCCGGCGTGCGAGCGATCGTGGCTCGCGGCTGGGGAGGACTGGATCCGAGCGGGATGGAATTACCGGACTCCATGCTTGCGATCGACGCGGCTCCGCATGACTGGCTGTTCGAAAGGTGCGCCGCCGTCGTCCACCACGGCGGATGCGGGACCACTGCTGCGGCGCTTCGATCCGGTCGTCCGCAGTTCATCTGCTCGTTTTTCGGCGACCAGCCGTTCTGGGGGAAAACGATGCAGTCACTGGGGGTTGCTCCCGCCCCGATTCCGCAAAGGCGGCTGACACCAGGAAAGTTGATTGCCGCGATCCGGCAGATCACGACCGACGCTGCGATGACCGCCCGCGCTGTGCAGCTGGGGCAGCAGATTCGCAGCGAAGACGGTGTCGGCAACGCGGTTCGCTTCATCGAACGCTGA
- a CDS encoding chemotaxis protein CheA: MEGFDEVIKEFLVESYESLDQLDRDLVALEDAPDDRDRLASIFRTVHTIKGTSGFLALPKLERVAHVGENLLVPLRDGELRLTAEIADGLLGMVDAIREILSHIEAEGAEGDTDFAPLTAKLESLLKSGTAAEAEPPQTATATLTEPEADDTGSLTDAEVLDVVNELAAPKSTSKAAPKKRASRRKATAKKTSPAKKSAGNKSKAAEATDEPELATATAAESAPAEEATPAAARTPARKPVSASVESAAPSSGESNGRQSSVADSTIRIDVELLDRLMNLVGELVLARNQILQFSQLTDDPALSSASQRVNLITTELQEGVMKTRMQPIRNAWSKLPRVVRDLSHACGKNVQVKMEGADTELDKTILEAIKDPLTHIVRNSVDHGIESPADRAAAGKPEEGTLLLRAYHEGGQVNIEIIDDGGGINVDRVRAKAVDKGLISEEQAEAMGDREAVQLILLPGFSTAAKVTNVSGRGVGMDVVKTNVEQIGGSLDIQSKSGHGTTLRIKIPLTLAIVPALIVRTGGDQYAIPQVSLLELVRLDGARAAQEIEFIHDVPVYRLRGDLLPLVYLDEQLGLTKHAGREHTADETVNIVVLQAEHRQFGLVVDSITDTQEIVVKPLGQHLKGIAAYAGSTIMGDGSVALILDVIGLARIGNVLSEHHDQALKGANEKARSEAAGSQQSLLVVDPGNGTRVAVRLSMVARLEEFAPSDIEQSGGSEVVQYRGRIMPLLRLSGGGFGATSAEDTGRVPVVVYTTGLHSVGIVVGRIIDIVEQTLDDSLSKASSGQLVVQGRVTELVNLESLVRRTFPDFFEQDAVA, encoded by the coding sequence GTGGAAGGCTTTGACGAAGTCATCAAGGAATTTCTGGTCGAGAGTTACGAATCGCTCGATCAGCTCGACCGCGACCTGGTGGCGCTGGAAGACGCGCCGGACGATCGTGACCGGCTGGCGAGCATCTTTCGAACGGTGCACACCATCAAAGGCACCTCCGGATTTCTGGCACTGCCGAAGCTGGAACGCGTCGCCCATGTGGGTGAAAACCTGTTGGTTCCTCTGCGCGACGGCGAGCTGCGGCTGACTGCGGAAATCGCTGACGGACTTCTGGGGATGGTCGACGCCATCCGAGAGATCCTGAGCCATATCGAAGCGGAGGGAGCCGAAGGTGATACCGACTTTGCACCGCTGACGGCAAAGCTGGAATCGCTGCTGAAATCCGGGACCGCTGCCGAAGCCGAACCGCCGCAGACCGCGACGGCCACGCTGACGGAACCGGAAGCCGACGACACCGGTTCGCTGACTGACGCGGAAGTGCTGGATGTCGTCAACGAACTTGCCGCACCGAAATCCACGTCGAAAGCCGCTCCGAAAAAGCGAGCCTCCCGCAGGAAAGCAACCGCAAAGAAAACCAGCCCGGCAAAGAAATCGGCCGGCAACAAGTCGAAGGCTGCTGAAGCGACCGACGAACCAGAACTCGCCACGGCGACCGCTGCGGAATCTGCACCGGCGGAAGAAGCCACGCCCGCGGCCGCTCGGACACCTGCCAGGAAACCAGTTTCGGCCTCTGTCGAATCCGCGGCACCTTCGTCCGGTGAATCGAACGGCCGTCAGTCGTCCGTTGCCGATTCCACGATCCGCATCGATGTGGAGCTGCTCGACCGGCTGATGAACCTTGTCGGCGAACTGGTCCTGGCCCGCAACCAGATTCTGCAGTTCAGTCAGTTGACGGATGACCCCGCGCTTTCGTCGGCGTCGCAGCGAGTCAATCTGATCACCACGGAGCTGCAGGAAGGCGTGATGAAGACCCGCATGCAGCCGATCCGCAACGCGTGGAGCAAGCTGCCGCGTGTCGTCCGGGACCTGTCCCACGCCTGCGGCAAGAACGTTCAGGTCAAGATGGAAGGTGCGGACACGGAGCTTGACAAAACCATTCTGGAAGCGATCAAGGATCCGCTGACACACATTGTCCGCAATTCGGTCGACCACGGCATCGAATCACCGGCAGACCGCGCTGCGGCAGGCAAGCCGGAAGAAGGAACACTACTGCTGCGTGCCTACCACGAAGGCGGTCAGGTCAACATCGAGATCATCGATGACGGCGGCGGAATCAACGTCGATCGAGTCCGTGCGAAGGCTGTGGACAAGGGACTGATCTCCGAAGAGCAGGCCGAGGCGATGGGCGACCGCGAGGCCGTGCAGCTCATTCTGCTGCCGGGATTCTCAACAGCCGCAAAAGTCACCAACGTCTCAGGCCGCGGTGTCGGCATGGACGTGGTCAAAACCAACGTGGAGCAAATCGGCGGCAGTCTTGACATTCAGAGCAAGTCGGGCCACGGAACGACGCTGCGAATCAAGATTCCGCTCACACTGGCGATCGTGCCGGCGCTGATCGTCCGCACCGGCGGAGACCAGTACGCCATTCCTCAGGTCAGTCTGCTGGAACTGGTCCGGCTTGACGGAGCCCGCGCCGCGCAGGAAATCGAGTTCATTCATGACGTCCCGGTGTATCGGCTTCGCGGCGATCTGTTGCCGCTGGTTTATCTGGATGAGCAGCTTGGGCTGACAAAGCACGCCGGTCGGGAGCATACCGCGGACGAGACCGTCAACATCGTTGTGCTGCAGGCGGAACACCGGCAGTTCGGTCTGGTGGTCGATTCCATTACCGACACCCAGGAAATTGTCGTCAAGCCGCTGGGGCAGCATCTGAAGGGAATCGCGGCCTACGCCGGATCGACGATCATGGGCGACGGTTCCGTCGCACTGATCCTGGATGTGATCGGACTGGCTCGCATCGGCAACGTGCTTTCGGAGCACCATGATCAGGCTCTGAAAGGTGCGAATGAGAAGGCTCGGTCCGAAGCGGCCGGCTCACAGCAGTCACTGCTTGTGGTGGATCCCGGAAACGGCACGCGTGTCGCCGTCCGGCTGTCGATGGTGGCCCGCCTGGAAGAATTCGCACCGTCGGACATCGAGCAGTCGGGCGGCAGCGAAGTCGTGCAGTATCGCGGTCGCATCATGCCGCTGCTGCGGCTGTCCGGAGGCGGCTTCGGCGCGACTTCGGCGGAGGACACCGGTCGTGTGCCGGTCGTTGTTTACACCACCGGTCTGCACAGCGTGGGCATTGTTGTGGGACGGATCATCGACATCGTGGAACAGACTCTGGATGACAGCCTGTCCAAAGCTTCGTCCGGCCAGCTTGTCGTGCAGGGTCGGGTGACGGAACTGGTCAACCTGGAATCCCTTGTCCGCCGCACATTTCCGGACTTCTTTGAACAGGACGCTGTTGCCTGA
- a CDS encoding type II toxin-antitoxin system VapC family toxin — MTYCLDTNIVIAVLQNHDRVVARLRSCRVSDIRIPEIVRAELLFGCLKSVDPAAERKRVDHVLSPFRRVPFSGDAADHYASIRLHLEQAGNLIGPNDMLIAATAMAVGAVMVTSNTSEFARVPGLVVEDWA, encoded by the coding sequence ATGACGTATTGCCTCGACACCAACATTGTGATTGCTGTCCTGCAAAATCACGACAGGGTTGTCGCCAGGCTCAGATCCTGTCGAGTCAGCGACATCAGGATTCCTGAGATCGTCCGTGCAGAACTGCTGTTTGGGTGTCTCAAAAGCGTTGACCCTGCCGCTGAACGGAAGCGGGTTGACCACGTGCTGTCGCCGTTCCGCAGAGTTCCATTTTCGGGCGATGCCGCCGATCACTATGCCTCGATCCGCCTGCATTTGGAACAAGCGGGCAATCTCATCGGTCCGAATGATATGCTCATCGCCGCTACAGCCATGGCGGTCGGAGCTGTCATGGTGACGTCAAACACCAGCGAATTTGCCCGCGTCCCCGGCCTGGTCGTTGAAGACTGGGCTTGA
- a CDS encoding CehA/McbA family metallohydrolase: MKTATFALLALTLAAPSCLAGGRITVRIEDGSGNVTPARAWVDAGGERLFQPAAPETTTPYARDRSFSCDGTFTMDVPAGKAVIHVEKGKEFLPIDVEVEVSEGSAVEQTIHLERWVDMPDAGWYSADLHVHLGYDDLRVLKQLALADDVHLTPSFTYWLRGTEDAWHAEWPSDEFRRPISIDSRHVVTRNNIEIERIHFNAEPGASVGATFLYNLNRPVSVARFGEYFPTDADLCRIARMDSPDSVFDCDKPSWAETVIGAALGQLDTVQVCHNHYHRLATITGGFGMIGPLAAGESNSHLGDGLFHRTNSLYYRLLNCGFRLGVSGGSAIGVMPVPTGYNRVYAKIEGPLTPEKFWDAVKNGRTFATSGPMLTLTANGEDVGSTLAIDSSTKQLVSVAATVRSIESLEALQIIHDGTVVETRDLRQESGDPVIADEMEFQVTPRRSGWIAARVLYRAPDGLLRQAHTSPIYLSVDGKPTASARDARYMLRWIERLAEIAMSGGDRFPDTDTRDAVLATYAEASARYGQIIDSATEHWGD; this comes from the coding sequence ATGAAAACAGCGACATTCGCACTTCTCGCGCTGACGCTTGCCGCGCCTTCGTGCCTCGCCGGCGGACGAATCACGGTTCGCATAGAAGACGGCAGCGGCAACGTGACCCCCGCGCGAGCCTGGGTGGACGCAGGCGGTGAGCGCCTGTTTCAGCCGGCCGCTCCCGAAACCACAACGCCCTACGCGCGCGACCGCAGCTTCAGTTGCGACGGAACGTTCACCATGGACGTGCCGGCCGGAAAGGCTGTGATCCACGTCGAAAAGGGAAAGGAGTTTCTGCCGATCGACGTTGAGGTCGAAGTCAGCGAAGGATCTGCCGTCGAACAAACAATTCACCTGGAACGCTGGGTCGATATGCCGGACGCAGGCTGGTACTCGGCGGACCTTCACGTGCATCTGGGCTACGACGATCTGCGCGTTCTGAAACAACTGGCTCTGGCTGACGACGTCCACCTGACTCCGTCGTTCACGTACTGGCTGCGCGGCACCGAGGACGCATGGCATGCCGAATGGCCTTCCGACGAATTTCGTCGGCCGATTTCAATTGACAGCCGGCACGTCGTGACCCGCAACAACATCGAGATCGAACGCATCCACTTCAATGCCGAGCCCGGTGCGTCCGTCGGAGCCACGTTTCTGTACAACCTGAATCGTCCGGTCTCAGTGGCACGGTTTGGCGAATACTTCCCGACCGACGCCGATCTGTGCCGTATCGCAAGAATGGATTCACCGGATTCGGTCTTCGACTGCGACAAGCCATCATGGGCCGAAACCGTCATCGGCGCGGCTCTGGGACAGCTCGACACCGTTCAGGTCTGCCATAATCACTATCACCGCCTGGCAACGATCACGGGCGGCTTCGGCATGATCGGCCCGCTGGCTGCCGGCGAGTCGAACTCGCATCTCGGCGACGGCCTGTTTCACCGCACCAACAGCCTGTACTACCGGCTGCTGAACTGCGGGTTTCGACTGGGAGTCTCCGGCGGTTCGGCGATCGGAGTCATGCCGGTACCGACAGGCTACAACCGCGTCTACGCGAAAATCGAAGGACCGCTGACGCCGGAGAAATTCTGGGACGCGGTCAAGAACGGTCGGACGTTTGCCACGTCAGGCCCGATGCTGACACTGACGGCAAACGGCGAAGACGTCGGTTCGACGCTGGCGATTGATTCGTCGACGAAACAACTCGTGTCTGTTGCGGCCACCGTCCGGTCGATCGAATCACTGGAAGCACTGCAGATCATTCATGACGGAACTGTCGTCGAGACCCGCGATCTTCGGCAGGAGTCCGGCGATCCGGTTATCGCTGACGAGATGGAATTTCAGGTGACCCCGCGGCGCAGTGGCTGGATCGCGGCACGCGTGCTGTATCGAGCTCCGGACGGACTGTTGCGGCAGGCGCATACCAGCCCGATCTATCTTTCCGTCGACGGCAAACCCACGGCGTCGGCCAGGGATGCTCGCTACATGCTGCGGTGGATTGAGCGGCTGGCGGAGATCGCCATGTCGGGCGGGGATCGATTCCCGGACACCGACACTCGCGACGCCGTGCTGGCAACCTACGCCGAGGCAAGCGCGCGTTACGGGCAAATCATCGATTCCGCCACAGAACACTGGGGCGACTGA
- a CDS encoding methyl-accepting chemotaxis protein, with the protein MKLENVSFRTTLTAMCLGFAVLPLSIMSYVNWRAADKMAGDTANEYRTIAEGIANKIDRNLFERYGDVQAFGVNPATRNQDNWGNPSEDNPLVRAMNQYVDLYDVYYFTLLVDTTGRVVAVNSRDSDGKPIDTKHLYSQSFADADWFRRAIQGKFYESEDGSFTGTVVEHLHVDENVKAVYADEGLALGFTAPVRDENGEVVAIWKNVTKFSVVEEIVFASYTELKQRGRASAELTLLDDQGRVIVDCDPSVRGTDKIVRDMDIIAKFNLVEKGVEAATRVVDGEAGSLTRSYHARKGIDQTAGYAPLRGALGFPGMKWNVLVRVDCSEALATANSLRTASRYTFLATLLVIGVAAWLYARRVGNVVSAATASLEAATKGDYSRKVSTHVKGDFGRMSRALNKMLDELTAFVDKAADNDGQISAINRSQAVIEFDLDGTILTANENFLKTVGFELEEIQGRHHRIFVEESYAASSDYKKFWADLRNGEFKADEFKRFGKGGKEIWIQASYNPIFDANNKPVKVVKYAADITEQKQAAVENAKVRAMMDNASAAMMFADKGNVITFVNTAAVRLLAKVESHMPVKAEQIIGQSIDVFHRKPQHQRDLIANAKNFPHEVTIQVGPESFALQASRITDLEGKFAGTLVNWECVTQKLASEKAVQDGIERERQLAEEMQQKVDQLLTVVAAAAKGDLTVEMPAKGSDAVGQLATGVEKLLTDLRLSMKDIAENAQTLSAASSELTVTASEMQRTADSTSMQATTASATSEQVSHNVQTVAAGIEQMNASIREIARSATEAASIARKAVEVADRTNSTVTSLGSSSAEIGKVVKVINSIAEQTNLLALNATIEAARAGEAGKGFAVVANEVKELAKETAKATEDISRRIEAIQADTEGSVIAIGEITEIINEISSVSSTIASAVEEQTATTQEISRGVSEANTGTTQISQIISQVAAAATSTKEGTANTQQAGGELSELSTSLQTLVSKFRI; encoded by the coding sequence ATGAAACTCGAGAACGTGTCGTTTCGGACAACGCTGACTGCGATGTGCCTGGGGTTTGCCGTCCTTCCGCTCAGCATCATGAGCTACGTCAACTGGCGAGCCGCTGACAAGATGGCCGGAGACACGGCCAACGAATACCGGACAATCGCCGAAGGAATTGCCAACAAGATCGATCGCAATCTCTTCGAACGCTACGGCGATGTGCAGGCGTTCGGAGTCAACCCGGCCACCCGGAATCAGGACAACTGGGGCAATCCGAGCGAAGACAACCCGCTGGTTCGGGCCATGAATCAGTACGTTGACCTGTATGACGTTTACTATTTCACGCTTCTGGTCGACACCACCGGACGAGTGGTTGCTGTCAACAGTCGAGACAGCGACGGAAAACCGATCGATACGAAGCACCTGTACTCGCAGTCGTTCGCCGATGCGGATTGGTTCCGCAGGGCGATTCAGGGGAAATTCTACGAATCAGAAGACGGCAGCTTCACGGGAACCGTTGTCGAGCATCTGCACGTCGACGAGAACGTGAAGGCAGTCTATGCCGACGAAGGCCTGGCCCTGGGATTCACGGCACCGGTGCGTGACGAAAATGGCGAAGTTGTCGCCATCTGGAAAAACGTGACGAAGTTCAGCGTCGTCGAAGAAATCGTCTTCGCGTCTTATACCGAACTGAAACAGCGGGGCCGTGCATCGGCGGAACTGACGCTGCTGGATGACCAGGGCCGCGTCATCGTGGACTGCGATCCGTCGGTTCGCGGGACGGACAAGATCGTGCGGGATATGGACATCATCGCGAAGTTCAATCTGGTGGAGAAAGGCGTCGAGGCGGCGACACGGGTTGTCGACGGCGAAGCCGGAAGCCTCACGCGTTCGTACCATGCCCGCAAGGGAATCGACCAGACCGCCGGTTACGCTCCGCTGCGGGGAGCACTCGGATTTCCGGGAATGAAGTGGAATGTGCTGGTTCGTGTCGACTGCAGCGAGGCCCTGGCCACTGCAAACAGTCTGCGTACCGCGTCACGGTACACATTCCTGGCGACTCTGCTGGTGATCGGTGTGGCTGCCTGGCTGTACGCCCGTCGCGTCGGCAATGTCGTATCGGCCGCGACGGCATCGCTGGAAGCAGCGACCAAAGGCGATTACTCCAGGAAAGTTTCGACACACGTGAAGGGCGACTTTGGTCGGATGTCCCGCGCTCTGAACAAGATGCTGGATGAGCTGACTGCGTTTGTCGACAAAGCCGCCGACAACGACGGTCAGATCAGTGCCATCAACCGATCACAGGCCGTGATTGAGTTTGACCTGGACGGCACGATCCTCACCGCCAATGAGAACTTCCTGAAGACGGTCGGCTTCGAACTGGAAGAAATCCAGGGCCGCCATCATCGGATATTCGTCGAGGAATCGTACGCGGCCAGCTCTGATTACAAGAAGTTCTGGGCCGACCTCCGGAACGGAGAATTCAAGGCGGATGAGTTCAAGCGATTCGGCAAGGGTGGAAAGGAGATCTGGATTCAGGCCTCCTACAACCCGATCTTCGACGCGAACAACAAGCCGGTGAAGGTCGTGAAGTACGCTGCCGACATTACCGAGCAAAAGCAGGCAGCAGTGGAGAACGCGAAGGTTCGTGCGATGATGGATAACGCATCAGCTGCCATGATGTTTGCAGACAAGGGCAACGTCATCACGTTTGTGAACACCGCCGCCGTCCGACTGCTTGCGAAAGTGGAATCCCACATGCCGGTCAAGGCCGAGCAGATCATTGGACAGTCAATCGATGTGTTCCACAGGAAGCCGCAGCATCAACGGGATCTGATTGCAAACGCGAAGAACTTCCCGCATGAGGTCACGATACAGGTTGGTCCTGAATCGTTCGCGTTGCAGGCCAGCCGCATTACAGATCTGGAGGGCAAATTCGCAGGGACTCTGGTGAACTGGGAATGCGTGACTCAAAAGCTTGCCAGTGAAAAGGCCGTGCAGGACGGCATCGAGCGGGAACGGCAGCTTGCCGAAGAAATGCAGCAGAAGGTCGACCAGTTGCTCACGGTTGTCGCGGCTGCGGCAAAGGGTGACCTGACCGTCGAAATGCCTGCCAAGGGCAGTGACGCCGTGGGCCAGTTGGCAACGGGTGTCGAAAAACTGCTGACCGACCTGCGGCTCAGCATGAAGGACATTGCCGAAAACGCTCAAACGCTCAGTGCTGCGTCTTCGGAGTTGACCGTGACCGCGTCGGAAATGCAGCGGACGGCAGACAGCACGTCCATGCAGGCAACGACCGCCTCGGCGACTTCGGAACAGGTCAGTCATAACGTGCAGACGGTTGCCGCCGGTATCGAGCAGATGAACGCGTCGATTCGCGAAATCGCCCGCAGTGCAACGGAAGCAGCGTCGATCGCCCGCAAGGCTGTCGAGGTTGCCGATCGCACGAACTCGACGGTCACCAGCCTGGGTTCCAGCAGTGCCGAAATCGGCAAGGTTGTGAAAGTGATCAACTCGATCGCCGAACAGACCAACCTGCTGGCTCTGAACGCGACCATCGAAGCGGCACGGGCCGGGGAAGCCGGCAAGGGGTTCGCCGTCGTCGCCAACGAAGTCAAGGAACTGGCCAAGGAAACCGCCAAAGCCACGGAAGACATCAGCCGGCGGATTGAAGCCATCCAGGCGGACACCGAAGGATCTGTGATCGCGATTGGTGAGATCACCGAAATCATCAATGAGATCAGTTCGGTTTCCAGCACGATCGCTTCGGCCGTGGAAGAACAGACCGCCACGACTCAGGAAATCTCCCGCGGAGTGTCGGAAGCCAATACCGGCACGACGCAGATTTCTCAGATCATCAGCCAGGTGGCTGCGGCGGCAACCAGCACGAAGGAAGGAACCGCCAACACGCAGCAGGCGGGTGGTGAGCTGTCCGAACTTTCCACGTCCCTGCAGACGCTGGTGTCGAAATTCAGGATTTAA
- a CDS encoding response regulator: MNALIIDDSRAMRRILTKIVTPLGFRVTEAEDGKQGLDRLLEAGAFEVILVDWNMPVMNGLEFVKAVRADDTYRDQKIVMVTTETEPAQMARALMAGVDEFVMKPFTADSLVEKMKLIGVRMQATQGV, from the coding sequence ATGAACGCTTTGATCATAGATGACTCGCGGGCGATGCGACGGATCCTGACCAAGATCGTGACTCCGCTGGGTTTCCGCGTCACGGAAGCGGAAGACGGCAAACAGGGTCTCGACCGACTTCTGGAAGCCGGCGCCTTCGAGGTCATCCTCGTCGACTGGAATATGCCGGTGATGAACGGACTGGAATTCGTAAAGGCGGTCCGGGCGGATGACACCTACCGCGATCAGAAGATCGTGATGGTGACCACCGAAACCGAACCCGCTCAGATGGCCCGCGCCCTGATGGCGGGCGTCGACGAATTTGTCATGAAGCCGTTCACCGCCGACAGTTTGGTGGAAAAGATGAAACTGATCGGAGTTCGGATGCAGGCGACTCAGGGTGTCTAG
- a CDS encoding chemotaxis protein CheW, with the protein MTESYCTFHLADLYLGIEVSKVHEVLRYQRMTRVPLVPPVVRGLMNLRGQIVTALDLRQRFGLPAADTEQQPLNVVVRSREGAVSLLVDRISDVIETVPQDFERAPETLRGVLRDFIRGAYKLKGQLLLILDTDRVIDASPQ; encoded by the coding sequence ATGACTGAATCCTATTGCACGTTCCACCTTGCTGACCTGTACCTGGGCATCGAAGTGTCCAAGGTCCACGAGGTGCTGCGTTACCAGCGCATGACACGAGTACCGCTGGTGCCGCCGGTGGTGCGCGGGCTGATGAATCTGCGAGGCCAGATCGTCACGGCGCTGGACCTGCGACAGCGGTTCGGTCTGCCGGCGGCGGATACCGAACAGCAGCCTCTGAATGTTGTCGTACGAAGCAGGGAAGGCGCCGTCAGTCTGCTGGTGGACCGGATCTCTGACGTCATTGAAACAGTGCCGCAGGACTTCGAACGGGCTCCGGAGACTCTCCGGGGTGTGCTGCGCGACTTCATTCGCGGGGCCTACAAACTGAAAGGTCAGTTGCTGCTGATTCTCGACACAGACCGCGTCATTGACGCTTCACCGCAGTAA
- a CDS encoding DinB family protein: MNSIDFIRMSLHNSKAWAEKLLGDMSDAPLTQPAPNGGNHPLWLLGHLVRSESDLLDGFILGRPNRFPELEQFAMTSVPMTDTNGQPTMDELFIKFAAIRAATLAHLDTLDDSDLDQPSHAPKELGPAFATIGACFAAMCSHVSFHSGQAADARRAAGRGPLFA, encoded by the coding sequence ATGAATTCGATCGACTTCATCCGGATGTCGCTGCACAACAGCAAAGCCTGGGCGGAGAAGCTGCTCGGCGACATGAGCGATGCGCCGCTGACTCAGCCCGCGCCGAACGGAGGCAATCATCCACTGTGGTTACTCGGGCATCTTGTTCGATCGGAAAGTGATCTGCTGGACGGCTTCATTCTGGGCCGGCCGAACCGTTTTCCGGAACTCGAACAGTTCGCGATGACTTCGGTGCCGATGACGGACACGAACGGGCAACCGACGATGGACGAACTGTTCATCAAGTTCGCAGCAATCCGCGCTGCCACGCTGGCGCATCTGGACACGCTTGACGACAGCGATCTCGATCAGCCCAGCCATGCACCGAAGGAACTTGGCCCGGCGTTCGCGACGATTGGAGCCTGCTTTGCGGCGATGTGTTCACACGTGTCGTTCCATTCCGGCCAGGCCGCCGACGCCCGCCGCGCCGCCGGACGCGGACCGTTGTTTGCGTGA